Proteins encoded within one genomic window of uncultured Desulfobacter sp.:
- a CDS encoding site-specific integrase has protein sequence MPKQKRYSTNYPGVYYVIGKGSDGKPERIYYIRYVREGKKIEERAGRQFQDDMTPANASNLRADRVRGKVLSNAKKREQKQIKKAAEAKRYTINRLWDEYKLNRTPGKGLDIDTNRYENYLKESFGDKEPQDLVKLDVDRIRINLLKKKSPQTVKHILNLLTWIINYGVKNNLCIGVSFHIQKPTVNNEKTEDLTPGQLKALLAAIESDGNIAVGNMMKMALYSGMRRGEIFNLKWKDLSFETGFIWIRAPKGGKDQKIPMNDMTRGLVESIVRTKSPYVFPGKDGKMRVTLGRSGKRIREAAGLPKDFRPMHGLRHAYASMLASSGKVDMYVLQKLMTHKSPSMTQRYAHLRDEALKNGAGQIDDIFK, from the coding sequence ATGCCAAAGCAAAAAAGATATTCAACAAATTACCCTGGTGTTTACTACGTCATAGGCAAAGGATCAGACGGAAAACCGGAACGAATTTATTATATTCGATACGTCAGGGAAGGAAAAAAAATAGAGGAACGCGCAGGCCGTCAGTTCCAAGACGATATGACCCCGGCCAATGCTTCTAACCTTCGCGCTGATCGTGTTAGAGGCAAGGTGCTGTCCAATGCCAAAAAAAGAGAACAGAAGCAAATCAAAAAGGCTGCTGAGGCTAAACGATACACCATAAACAGACTATGGGATGAATACAAGCTCAACCGCACCCCCGGCAAAGGGCTTGATATCGACACCAACAGATATGAGAATTATCTCAAGGAATCCTTTGGCGACAAAGAACCACAGGATCTTGTCAAACTGGACGTTGACCGGATCAGAATCAACCTTCTCAAGAAGAAATCCCCGCAAACAGTAAAGCATATTTTGAACCTGCTCACCTGGATTATCAATTATGGCGTCAAAAACAATCTTTGCATTGGCGTTTCCTTCCATATCCAGAAACCCACCGTCAACAACGAAAAGACAGAGGATTTGACCCCGGGTCAGCTCAAGGCGCTCCTGGCTGCCATTGAATCAGACGGTAATATCGCCGTTGGTAATATGATGAAAATGGCCCTTTATTCTGGTATGAGGCGTGGAGAAATCTTTAATCTGAAATGGAAAGACCTGAGTTTTGAAACCGGCTTCATCTGGATTCGTGCCCCCAAAGGTGGGAAGGATCAGAAAATCCCCATGAATGATATGACAAGGGGGTTGGTGGAAAGCATTGTTAGAACAAAAAGCCCTTACGTTTTCCCCGGCAAGGATGGAAAGATGAGAGTAACCCTTGGCAGGTCAGGAAAAAGAATTCGTGAGGCTGCCGGTCTACCCAAAGACTTTAGGCCCATGCACGGTCTGAGACACGCGTATGCTTCGATGCTCGCCAGTTCCGGCAAGGTTGATATGTATGTTCTCCAAAAGCTTATGACGCATAAATCGCCCAGCATGACGCAACGCTATGCCCATCTAAGGGATGAGGCTTTGAAGAATGGTGCCGGACAGATTGACGATATCTTTAAGTAG
- a CDS encoding recombinase family protein yields the protein MVKGQSIGYVRVSSLLQNESRQLEGLNLDNVFLDKLSGKDRDRPELKRCLDHLRAGDTLHVHSIDRLARNLRDLEGIIRDLVGKGVAVKFEKEGLCFTGDDNPMNTLMLQVMGACAQFELSMIRERQKEGIAIAKKKGVQIGRKAKLDSASIDTIKDLWRSGKNKMEIAQEMGVSRVTFYAFLKKHQIDLEKQNIA from the coding sequence ATGGTCAAAGGTCAAAGCATCGGATATGTCAGGGTTTCATCCCTGCTTCAAAATGAATCCAGACAATTGGAAGGATTAAACTTGGATAACGTTTTTTTAGACAAATTATCCGGCAAGGATAGGGACCGGCCAGAATTGAAAAGGTGCCTGGACCATCTCCGGGCCGGGGATACGCTCCACGTTCACAGCATAGACCGGTTAGCACGGAACCTGCGGGACCTGGAAGGCATTATCCGGGATCTGGTGGGCAAGGGTGTGGCCGTAAAGTTTGAAAAAGAAGGGCTTTGTTTCACCGGGGATGACAACCCAATGAATACCTTAATGCTCCAAGTCATGGGTGCCTGCGCTCAATTTGAGCTATCTATGATCAGGGAACGGCAAAAGGAAGGCATAGCCATTGCCAAAAAGAAAGGCGTTCAAATCGGGCGTAAGGCAAAGCTGGACAGTGCATCCATTGACACCATAAAAGACCTGTGGCGCTCCGGCAAGAACAAGATGGAGATTGCCCAGGAAATGGGTGTCAGCCGGGTGACATTCTACGCATTCCTGAAAAAACACCAGATTGACCTTGAAAAACAAAATATTGCTTGA